In Carya illinoinensis cultivar Pawnee chromosome 7, C.illinoinensisPawnee_v1, whole genome shotgun sequence, the following are encoded in one genomic region:
- the LOC122317101 gene encoding auxin efflux carrier component 2, producing MITGKDMYDVFAAIVPLYVAMLLAYGSVKWWKIFTPDQCSGINRFVAVFAVPLLSFHFISSNDPYAMNYRFIAADSLQKIVVLTALFLWQTFSKNGNLEWMITLFSLSTLPNTLVMGIPLLKAMYGDFSGDLMVQIVVLQSIIWYTLMLFLFEFRGAKLLIAEQFPETAGSITSFKVDSDVVSLNGREPLQADAEIGDDGKLHVVVRRSATASMISSFNKSNGLNSLTSMTPRASNLTGVEIYSVQSSREPTPRASSFNQTDFYAMFASKAPSPKHGYTNSFQGGLGGDVYSLQSSKGATPRASNFDEEMFKIGKKRPGGRSMSGELFNGGFVSSYPPPNPMLSGSTSGGPRKKDSSSGSAVPNKELHMFVWSSSASPVSEGNLRHAVNAASSTDFGVIDPFKVAAPQHENAASRGMHDLDENLSAARKMNGDRELDMVEGLKFPTSGSPYTCQKKMDMEEGDINIGAKKHQMPPASVMTRLVFIMVWRKLIRNPNTYSSLLGLTWSLVSFRYHIQMPSIIKGSISILSDAGLGMAMFSLGLFMALQPKIIACGKSVATFSMAVRFLTGPAVIAATSIAVGLRGVLLHVAIVQAALPQGIVPFVFAKEYNVHANVLSTAVIFGMLVALPITILYYILLGL from the exons ATGATTACCGGTAAAGACATGTACGATGTGTTTGCGGCCATCGTGCCTTTGTATGTTGCAATGCTATTAGCATATGGCTCCGTCAAGTGGTGGAAAATCTTTACACCTGACCAGTGCTCTGGCATCAACCGCTTTGTGGCTGTGTTTGCAGTTCCATTGCTTTCCTTCCATTTCATTTCTTCCAATGACCCTTATGCCATGAACTATCGATTCATTGCAGCTGACTCCCTCCAGAAAATCGTCGTTCTTACTGCTCTCTTTCTATGGCAAACCTTCAGCAAAAATGGCAATCTTGAGTGGATGATCACGCTGTTCTCACTTTCCACCCTCCCAAATACACTTGTCATGGGAATCCCACTCTTGAAGGCCATGTATGGAGATTTCTCCGGAGACCTTATGGTCCAAATTGTGGTTTTGCAGAGTATAATTTGGTATACTCTCATGCTTTTCCTGTTTGAGTTTAGAGGTGCAAAGCTCCTCATTGCTGAGCAATTCCCTGAGACTGCTGGATCCATCACCTCCTTCAAAGTTGATTCAGATGTTGTGTCACTAAACGGTCGTGAGCCATTACAGGCTGATGCTGAGATCGGTGACGATGGAAAGCTTCACGTAGTGGTAAGAAGATCGGCTACAGCATCTATGATTTCTTCTTTCAACAAATCCAATGGACTAAACTCGTTAACTTCCATGACCCCACGGGCATCGAACCTCACCGGAGTTGAGATCTATTCGGTACAATCTTCTCGAGAACCCACTCCAAGGGCTTCCAGCTTTAACCAGACAGATTTTTATGCCATGTTTGCTAGCAAGGCACCCAGTCCAAAACATGGATACACAAATAGTTTCCAAGGGGGTTTAGGCGGCGATGTTTACTCATTGCAGTCTTCAAAAGGAGCAACACCAAGGGCTTCAAATTTTGACGAGGAGATGTTTAAGATTGGGAAGAAGAGGCCGGGAGGGAGGAGCATGAGCGGTGAACTGTTTAATGGTGGTTTCGTTTCATCGTACCCACCTCCAAACCCTATGTTGTCGGGGTCTACTAGTGGTGGCCCAAGGAAGAAGGATAGTTCTAGCGGTAGTGCAGTGCCTAACAAGGAGCTTCACATGTTTGTTTGGAGCTCGAGTGCGTCTCCAGTTTCGGAAGGGAACCTGAGACATGCAGTTAATGCAGCTTCCTCCACGGACTTTGGTGTCATTGATCCTTTCAAGGTCGCTGCTCCTCAACATGAAAATGCTGCTTCAAGAG GAATGCAcgatttagatgaaaatttgagCGCAGCAAGAAAAATGAATGGGGATAGGGAGCTTGATATGGTGGAGGGTTTGAAATTCCCCACAAGCGGGTCTCCTTACACATGCCAGAAAAAAATGGACATGGAAGAAGGAGATATCAATATTGGAGCAAAGAAGCACCAAATGCCTCCGGCAAGTGTAATGACTAGGCTTGTATTTATCATGGTTTGGAGGAAGCTTATAAGAAACCCCAACACCTACTCAAGTCTTTTGGGCCTTACATGGTCTCTCGTTTCATTCAG ATATCACATCCAAATGCCGTCCATCATCAAAGGATCCATTTCAATATTATCCGATGCGGGTTTGGGAATGGCGATGTTCAGTCTAG GTCTGTTCATGGCTTTACAACCAAAGATAATTGCTTGTGGAAAATCCGTGGCAACATTTTCAATGGCTGTTAGGTTCTTGACTGGCCCCGCAGTAATTGCTGCTACCTCCATCGCAGTCGGTCTTCGTGGTGTTCTTTTACATGTTGCAATCGTTCAG GCTGCTCTTCCCCAAGGGATTGTTCCCTTCGTATTTGCCAAGGAGTACAACGTCCATGCCAACGTACTTAGCACTGC AGTTATATTCGGAATGCTGGTCGCCTTGCCCATAACAATTCTTTACTACATACTTCTCGGCCTCTGA